The following coding sequences are from one Halorubrum sp. BOL3-1 window:
- a CDS encoding twin-arginine translocase subunit TatC, which produces MASALDDDTQRSIAEGRETAKAFLRSIQKDLQKVFVVFLFGFLLTFWALRVYIWDWLRDVTESKMSPAVAAEADIIATTPFEVILLQAKIGLVVGVITAIPPLIYVTRDELRARGMWPQSPIARWKLAGVALLGAGLFSAGVAYGVFAFFPLMFGFLAEFGLEADIQPTYGIVMWTEFIVFLSLSFGLAGQMPLLVTGLSYAEIVQYETFRDKWRYAVLAIFVFGAFFSPPDPFTQLLWAFPLTALYGFSLYLAKLVVTAKRSSDRIDVPGAVRNHWNVVGGVTVLGGALAYGFYEYGGRAAVNGLLRYPRVDSDWRFLEPGAGLGVDPATALAVYAVAWAVAFAVVATLWAVYTDLDTASAGRRYGDPTAIDVSELDAAGVRAAPADAFAEMEESESLALAQAAMDDDRPEKAQAILDRFDEVTDGEAAEGDGEGGDAAGGDASDGGTDDTGGSGLMGSVRNRGSRAGSTFLTELTDGEGEAAEDDIGGYYTDLKFIFDSLRTRSFRIVAVFAAVMTAAFMWLYLGGLGTVRGDLERRVPAEVEGGINIITLHPVEALVFMVKFSVVLGIFAAFPVVLYYAWPALRERGFVAGRIRQVYLWAGALGAGMIGGFALGYAYVAPGLIGWLVTDARLADMIITYQVSDFLWLVIYTTLGIGFLADIPIAMVLMNKAGVPYRALRERWREATIGIMVIAAVFTPADVITMFLATIPLMAAYGVGIAVLYLVTFGGRRDLSSPAEFVGR; this is translated from the coding sequence ATGGCGAGCGCCCTCGACGATGACACTCAGCGGTCGATCGCGGAGGGGCGCGAGACGGCGAAGGCGTTCCTCCGGTCGATACAGAAGGACCTCCAGAAGGTGTTTGTCGTCTTCCTGTTCGGCTTCCTCCTGACGTTCTGGGCGCTGCGCGTCTACATCTGGGACTGGCTCCGAGACGTGACGGAGTCGAAGATGAGTCCCGCGGTCGCCGCGGAGGCGGACATCATCGCGACGACGCCGTTCGAAGTGATCCTCCTCCAGGCGAAGATCGGGCTGGTCGTGGGCGTGATCACCGCGATTCCGCCGCTGATCTACGTCACCCGCGACGAACTCCGCGCCCGGGGAATGTGGCCGCAGTCACCGATCGCGCGCTGGAAGCTCGCGGGGGTCGCGCTGCTCGGTGCCGGGCTGTTCAGCGCCGGCGTCGCCTACGGCGTCTTCGCGTTCTTCCCGCTGATGTTCGGCTTCCTCGCGGAGTTCGGGCTGGAGGCCGACATTCAGCCCACCTACGGGATCGTGATGTGGACGGAGTTCATCGTCTTCCTCTCGCTTTCCTTCGGTCTCGCGGGACAGATGCCCCTCCTCGTCACCGGGCTGTCGTACGCCGAGATCGTCCAGTACGAGACGTTCCGCGACAAGTGGCGCTACGCGGTCCTCGCGATCTTCGTCTTCGGCGCGTTCTTCTCACCGCCCGACCCGTTCACCCAGCTGCTGTGGGCGTTCCCGCTGACCGCGCTGTACGGGTTCAGCCTCTACCTCGCGAAGCTCGTCGTCACGGCCAAGCGGAGCTCCGACCGGATCGACGTGCCGGGCGCGGTCCGGAACCACTGGAACGTCGTCGGCGGCGTGACCGTCCTCGGCGGCGCGCTCGCGTACGGGTTCTACGAGTACGGCGGCCGCGCGGCCGTCAACGGTCTCCTGCGGTACCCCCGGGTCGACAGCGACTGGCGCTTCCTCGAACCCGGCGCGGGACTCGGCGTCGACCCCGCGACGGCCCTCGCGGTCTACGCCGTCGCGTGGGCCGTCGCGTTCGCCGTCGTCGCGACGCTGTGGGCGGTGTACACCGACCTCGACACCGCGAGCGCGGGCCGCCGGTACGGCGACCCGACGGCGATCGACGTGAGCGAACTCGACGCCGCGGGCGTGCGGGCGGCCCCCGCGGACGCCTTCGCGGAGATGGAGGAGTCGGAGTCGCTCGCGCTCGCGCAGGCCGCGATGGACGACGACCGCCCGGAGAAGGCGCAGGCGATCCTCGACCGATTCGACGAGGTGACCGACGGAGAGGCCGCGGAGGGTGACGGCGAAGGCGGAGACGCTGCGGGGGGCGACGCGAGCGACGGCGGCACGGACGACACCGGCGGCAGCGGACTGATGGGGTCCGTCCGGAATCGCGGGTCCCGAGCGGGTTCGACGTTCCTGACCGAACTCACCGACGGCGAGGGAGAGGCGGCCGAAGACGACATCGGCGGCTACTACACGGACCTCAAGTTCATCTTCGACTCGCTGCGCACGCGGTCGTTCCGGATCGTCGCCGTCTTCGCCGCCGTGATGACGGCCGCGTTCATGTGGCTGTACCTCGGCGGTCTCGGTACGGTCCGGGGTGACCTCGAACGGCGCGTGCCCGCGGAGGTCGAGGGCGGGATCAACATCATCACGCTCCACCCGGTTGAGGCGCTGGTGTTCATGGTGAAGTTCTCGGTGGTACTCGGGATCTTCGCCGCGTTCCCCGTCGTCCTCTACTACGCGTGGCCCGCGCTCCGCGAGCGCGGCTTCGTCGCCGGGCGGATCCGCCAGGTGTACCTGTGGGCGGGCGCGCTCGGCGCCGGGATGATCGGCGGCTTCGCGCTCGGCTACGCGTACGTCGCGCCGGGACTCATCGGCTGGCTCGTCACCGACGCGCGCCTCGCCGACATGATCATCACCTACCAGGTGAGCGACTTCCTCTGGCTCGTCATCTACACCACGCTCGGGATCGGCTTCCTCGCCGACATCCCGATCGCGATGGTCCTCATGAACAAGGCCGGCGTCCCGTACCGCGCGCTCCGCGAGCGCTGGCGCGAGGCGACGATCGGTATCATGGTGATCGCGGCGGTGTTCACCCCCGCCGACGTGATCACGATGTTCCTCGCGACGATCCCGCTGATGGCGGCGTACGGCGTCGGTATCGCCGTCCTGTACCTGGTCACCTTCGGGGGCCGGCGGGACCTCTCGTCGCCCGCGGAGTTCGTCGGGCGCTGA
- a CDS encoding twin-arginine translocase subunit TatC: MDDSDRSRDDDSAAADGSTDEVAPDGDDAEGRSPDADAADPETPDEDGSDGDTFESEVTPEVTPQVGVDEDESAGDDPLDPDEVVEAEDAARAESVDGDDAADGGDGETTTATDETAAAGAVDDGAAAAEPTESLGDGGTPATSADAAAVVDDEDEPFEGIEGPETDEEMPLAAHIEEMMRRLAVVFLIGGLATLVVVTESTELINYFWSYHIPAPLENRPRLYGPLELPLTRLKVAGLAGVVVGLPAFVYETYRFMRPGLYQTERRYYLAAVPTSLVLGGVGMTFAHFLVLPAIFSYFTTYTADAATIAFGLAETFNLIVIMLSFMAIVFQIPLFIMLAIMMNLVTRQWLEAKRLIFWGSFLGIAFLFSPDPTGMAPIIVTLTMIVLFEGTLAALRWTGN, translated from the coding sequence ATGGACGACTCGGACCGCTCGCGCGACGACGACTCGGCCGCCGCCGACGGGTCGACCGACGAGGTCGCCCCCGACGGCGACGACGCCGAGGGGCGGTCGCCGGACGCGGACGCGGCCGACCCCGAGACCCCGGACGAGGACGGGTCGGACGGCGACACCTTCGAGTCCGAGGTGACCCCGGAGGTCACTCCTCAGGTCGGGGTCGACGAGGACGAGTCGGCGGGCGACGATCCACTCGATCCGGACGAGGTTGTCGAGGCGGAGGACGCGGCTCGGGCGGAGTCCGTCGACGGCGATGACGCGGCGGACGGCGGCGACGGAGAGACCACGACTGCCACCGACGAAACCGCCGCCGCAGGAGCCGTTGACGACGGCGCTGCCGCGGCCGAGCCCACCGAGAGCCTCGGTGATGGCGGCACGCCGGCGACATCGGCGGACGCGGCCGCGGTCGTCGACGACGAGGACGAGCCGTTCGAGGGCATCGAGGGTCCCGAGACGGACGAGGAGATGCCGCTTGCCGCCCACATCGAGGAGATGATGCGCCGGCTCGCGGTCGTGTTCCTCATCGGCGGGCTGGCGACGCTCGTCGTCGTCACCGAGTCGACGGAGCTCATCAACTACTTCTGGAGCTACCACATCCCGGCGCCGCTGGAGAACCGGCCGCGGCTATACGGACCGCTGGAACTCCCGCTCACCCGGCTGAAGGTGGCCGGACTCGCGGGCGTCGTGGTCGGGCTTCCGGCGTTCGTCTACGAGACGTACCGGTTCATGCGCCCCGGACTCTACCAGACGGAGCGGCGCTACTACCTCGCGGCGGTGCCGACCAGTCTGGTCCTCGGCGGGGTCGGGATGACGTTCGCGCACTTCCTCGTGTTGCCCGCGATCTTCTCGTATTTCACCACCTACACCGCCGACGCGGCGACGATCGCCTTCGGACTCGCGGAGACGTTCAACCTGATCGTCATCATGCTGTCGTTCATGGCGATCGTGTTCCAGATCCCGCTGTTCATCATGCTCGCGATCATGATGAACCTCGTCACCCGGCAGTGGCTGGAGGCGAAGCGGCTGATCTTCTGGGGGTCGTTCCTCGGGATCGCCTTCCTGTTCAGCCCCGACCCGACCGGGATGGCGCCGATCATCGTGACCCTCACGATGATCGTCCTCTTCGAGGGGACGCTCGCGGCACTGCGCTGGACCGGGAACTAG
- the argF gene encoding ornithine carbamoyltransferase → MPLATDDFLDIDDVTPAELDALLDRAAAMKAGETDPRLPDATLGMIFEKPSTRTRVSFETGMTKLGGHAMFLGPDDIQLGHGEPLRDTARVLGRYVDGVMARLFDHEDVETLAEHADCPVINGLTDAAHPCQTLADLLTIRETVGEDATVAWVGDGNNVGQSFVVGAAMAGIDVRVATPADYGMDPDVFDRAAAFGAGVDPTTDPEAAIDGADVVYTDVWISMGQEDERDEKLAAFDGFQVNADLLADTDAKVMHCLPAHRGEEITDDVLESDRALVWDQAENRMHAQNALLVELLGGE, encoded by the coding sequence ATGCCACTCGCCACCGACGACTTCCTCGACATCGACGACGTGACGCCCGCCGAACTGGACGCCCTGCTCGACCGCGCCGCCGCGATGAAGGCGGGCGAGACCGACCCTCGACTCCCGGACGCGACGCTCGGGATGATCTTCGAGAAGCCGTCGACCCGGACGCGCGTCTCCTTCGAGACGGGGATGACGAAGCTCGGCGGCCACGCGATGTTCCTCGGTCCCGACGACATCCAGCTCGGGCACGGCGAACCCCTGCGCGACACCGCGCGCGTGCTCGGTCGGTACGTCGACGGCGTGATGGCGCGGCTGTTCGACCACGAGGACGTCGAGACGCTCGCGGAACACGCCGACTGCCCCGTGATCAACGGACTCACCGACGCGGCGCACCCCTGCCAGACGCTCGCGGACCTCCTCACGATCCGCGAGACGGTCGGTGAGGACGCGACGGTCGCGTGGGTGGGCGACGGCAACAACGTCGGCCAGTCGTTCGTCGTCGGCGCCGCAATGGCGGGTATCGACGTACGTGTCGCCACCCCCGCCGACTACGGAATGGACCCGGACGTCTTCGACCGCGCCGCCGCGTTCGGCGCCGGGGTCGACCCGACGACGGACCCCGAAGCGGCGATCGACGGCGCGGACGTCGTCTACACCGACGTGTGGATCTCGATGGGCCAGGAGGACGAGCGCGACGAGAAGCTGGCCGCCTTCGACGGGTTCCAGGTGAACGCCGACCTGCTCGCCGACACCGACGCGAAGGTGATGCACTGCCTGCCCGCCCATCGTGGCGAGGAGATAACCGACGACGTGCTCGAATCCGACCGGGCCCTGGTCTGGGATCAGGCCGAAAACCGGATGCACGCGCAGAACGCGCTGCTCGTAGAACTGCTTGGCGGCGAGTAG
- a CDS encoding [LysW]-lysine hydrolase: MAAGEKRTKERQGDGASEGDDGESATGTDVVAGGGYPAACDTAARRLLYDMVSIPSPSGEEERAAERLVDFFEANGREAWIDEIGNVRAPANDAVLLTSHVDTVPGDIPVEVRPAPPEGELPEPSDVRVGEPGDPVLWGRGAADATGPLVAMAVAAVKTGVSFAGVVREEVDSGGARHLIGDRDAPESVINGEPSGWRGITLGYRGLLEGTYVNTSESGHSSRPEPNAIQHAIDWWHGVEEAFTPDDPETAVFDQVTTKPISVDGGLSDDGLAVETTMDVQLRVPPSRPVDEIHELAEAELSTGSVQWGDPMPPVMESPRTGLARAFRVAIRSAGGDVRLLRKTGTSDMNLFAAAWDCPMVTYGPGNSDLDHAPDERLPLPDLDRAVSVLTEICRGRL, from the coding sequence ATGGCGGCCGGTGAGAAGCGGACCAAGGAGCGTCAGGGCGACGGCGCGTCGGAAGGCGACGACGGCGAGAGCGCCACCGGCACCGATGTCGTCGCCGGCGGCGGCTACCCCGCGGCCTGTGACACGGCGGCCCGGAGGCTGCTGTACGACATGGTGTCGATCCCCTCGCCGTCGGGCGAAGAGGAGCGGGCGGCCGAGCGGCTCGTCGACTTCTTCGAGGCGAACGGCCGGGAGGCGTGGATCGACGAGATCGGGAACGTCCGCGCGCCGGCGAACGACGCCGTCCTCCTGACCTCGCACGTCGACACCGTCCCGGGCGACATTCCGGTCGAGGTACGGCCGGCGCCGCCCGAAGGGGAGCTGCCGGAGCCGTCCGACGTCCGCGTCGGCGAGCCGGGCGACCCGGTGCTGTGGGGTCGCGGGGCGGCCGACGCGACGGGCCCGCTGGTCGCGATGGCGGTCGCGGCGGTGAAGACCGGCGTCTCGTTCGCCGGCGTCGTCCGCGAGGAGGTCGATTCCGGCGGCGCGCGTCACCTCATTGGCGACCGCGACGCCCCCGAGTCGGTGATCAACGGCGAGCCGTCGGGCTGGCGGGGGATCACCCTCGGCTACCGCGGCCTGCTGGAGGGGACGTACGTGAACACGAGCGAGTCGGGCCACTCCTCGCGGCCGGAGCCGAACGCGATCCAGCACGCGATCGACTGGTGGCACGGCGTCGAGGAGGCGTTCACCCCCGACGACCCGGAGACCGCCGTGTTCGACCAGGTGACGACCAAGCCCATCTCGGTCGACGGCGGCCTGAGCGACGACGGGCTGGCCGTGGAGACGACGATGGACGTCCAGCTCCGGGTCCCGCCGTCGCGGCCGGTCGACGAGATCCACGAGCTCGCGGAGGCGGAGCTGTCGACCGGCTCGGTCCAGTGGGGCGACCCGATGCCGCCCGTGATGGAGAGTCCCCGGACCGGCCTCGCGCGGGCGTTCCGGGTCGCGATCCGATCGGCGGGCGGCGACGTGCGCCTGCTGCGGAAGACGGGCACGAGCGACATGAACCTCTTCGCGGCCGCGTGGGACTGCCCGATGGTCACCTACGGGCCCGGGAACTCGGACCTGGACCACGCGCCCGACGAGCGGCTCCCGCTACCGGACCTCGACCGCGCCGTGAGCGTGCTGACCGAGATCTGTCGCGGGCGACTGTAA
- a CDS encoding aspartate aminotransferase family protein, translated as MSGFVFSEKPIEITSGDGVYLTDANGTEYLDFGASYACTPVGHCHPEVVDAATGQLEDLMYVQASYPHAARTALYEQLADLAPVDVDNVWLCNSGTEANEAALKFARHATGREKIIATTQGFHGRTMGTLATTWKDKYKEGFGPLAGGVEFVEYGDADAMREAVDDETAAVILEPLQGEGGINPVSTEYLQAVRVATATSGAAMILDEIQTGLGRTGSLWAADRHDVVPDILTTAKGLGSGLPIGATLCRDWIAADAGDHGSTFSGGPVVSAAAGATLDVIEREGLPAHAEEVGAYLRGELRDRLGDDVRDVRGDGLMVGIEVRRGSNRLLRDLAIDHRVLALPAGRTVLRLLPPLTIERDHADAVVDAIAEVIG; from the coding sequence GTGAGCGGCTTCGTCTTCTCCGAGAAGCCGATCGAGATCACCTCGGGCGACGGCGTGTACCTCACCGACGCGAACGGCACCGAGTACCTCGACTTCGGCGCGAGCTACGCGTGTACCCCGGTGGGGCACTGCCACCCCGAGGTCGTCGACGCCGCGACGGGCCAACTGGAGGACCTCATGTACGTTCAGGCGTCGTACCCGCACGCGGCCCGGACGGCGCTGTACGAGCAGCTGGCCGACCTCGCTCCCGTCGACGTCGACAACGTCTGGCTCTGTAACTCCGGGACTGAGGCCAACGAGGCCGCGCTGAAGTTCGCCCGGCACGCGACGGGCCGCGAGAAGATAATCGCGACCACGCAGGGGTTCCACGGGCGGACGATGGGGACGCTCGCGACCACCTGGAAAGACAAGTACAAGGAGGGGTTCGGTCCGCTCGCGGGCGGCGTGGAGTTCGTCGAGTACGGCGACGCGGACGCGATGCGCGAGGCCGTCGACGACGAGACCGCCGCCGTCATCCTGGAACCGCTCCAGGGCGAGGGCGGGATCAACCCCGTCTCGACCGAGTACCTCCAAGCGGTGCGAGTGGCGACCGCGACCAGCGGGGCTGCGATGATCCTCGACGAGATCCAGACCGGACTCGGCCGGACCGGCTCGCTGTGGGCCGCCGACCGCCACGACGTGGTCCCGGATATCCTCACGACCGCGAAGGGGCTCGGCAGCGGGCTCCCGATCGGCGCGACGCTGTGTCGCGACTGGATCGCCGCCGACGCCGGCGACCACGGCTCGACGTTCTCGGGCGGCCCGGTCGTCTCGGCAGCCGCGGGCGCGACCCTCGACGTGATCGAGCGCGAGGGGCTGCCCGCGCACGCCGAGGAGGTCGGCGCGTACCTCCGCGGCGAACTCCGCGACCGCCTCGGAGACGATGTCCGCGACGTGCGCGGCGACGGGCTGATGGTCGGGATCGAGGTGCGGCGCGGCTCCAATCGGCTGCTTCGGGACCTCGCAATCGACCACCGGGTCCTCGCGCTTCCCGCGGGACGGACCGTCCTGCGGCTGCTGCCGCCGCTGACGATCGAACGCGACCACGCCGACGCCGTCGTCGACGCGATCGCGGAGGTGATCGGCTGA
- a CDS encoding acetylglutamate/acetylaminoadipate kinase, with translation MSGTEADPEAKPPVVVKVGGAKAVDPAGAVGDVAHLVANGREVAVVHGGSTVVDETLERLGVEPEYVESASGVTGRFTDAETMEAFSMAMAGKLNTELTARFRSAGVDAVGLSGVDGGLLSGPRKSAVRVVEDGKRKIRRGDHSGTIESVNAGLLAGLLEDGYTPVVSPPMAGNEGDGEVTAVNVDADRAAAAVAGALGADLVLLTDVSGVYADPDDPETLIESAATPDELAAVEDAAEGFMSKKMMAAREALSGGSGRVVIADANVRDPVVAALGGAGTTIGRSALDEDGADDGGSEPENGGETA, from the coding sequence GTGAGCGGGACCGAAGCGGACCCCGAGGCGAAGCCGCCGGTCGTCGTCAAGGTCGGCGGCGCGAAGGCGGTCGACCCGGCCGGCGCGGTCGGTGACGTCGCGCACCTCGTCGCCAACGGGCGCGAGGTCGCCGTCGTCCACGGCGGCTCGACGGTCGTCGACGAGACGCTCGAACGCCTCGGCGTCGAGCCGGAGTACGTCGAGTCCGCCTCGGGCGTCACCGGCCGGTTCACCGACGCGGAGACGATGGAGGCGTTCTCGATGGCGATGGCGGGTAAGCTCAACACCGAGCTGACGGCGCGGTTCCGCTCGGCCGGCGTCGACGCGGTCGGCCTCTCCGGCGTCGACGGCGGACTCCTCTCGGGACCGCGCAAGTCGGCGGTTCGGGTCGTCGAGGACGGGAAACGCAAGATCCGGCGCGGCGACCACTCCGGGACGATCGAGTCGGTGAACGCCGGCCTCCTCGCCGGCCTCCTCGAAGACGGCTACACGCCGGTCGTCTCGCCGCCGATGGCGGGCAACGAGGGCGACGGCGAGGTGACCGCGGTCAACGTCGACGCCGACCGCGCGGCCGCGGCGGTCGCGGGCGCGCTCGGCGCAGACCTCGTCCTGCTGACCGACGTGTCGGGCGTGTACGCCGACCCGGACGACCCCGAGACGCTGATCGAGTCGGCCGCGACGCCCGACGAGCTGGCCGCCGTCGAGGACGCAGCGGAGGGGTTCATGAGCAAGAAGATGATGGCCGCCCGCGAAGCGCTCTCCGGCGGCTCCGGCCGCGTCGTGATCGCGGACGCCAACGTCCGCGACCCCGTCGTCGCCGCGCTCGGCGGCGCGGGGACGACGATCGGGCGGTCGGCGCTTGACGAGGACGGGGCAGACGACGGCGGGTCGGAGCCGGAAAACGGAGGTGAGACCGCGTGA
- the argC gene encoding N-acetyl-gamma-glutamyl-phosphate reductase → MTATDAAATDATATGETYTASVVGGTGFTGGELLRILAGHPNFEVVQATSRSADNMTVGRSHPNLRGLDLRFSDPDELESVDVLFAATPHGVSMGRIDEFTEAADTVVDLSADFRLPEADAYDEWYDGHESPEYLERAEYALPELNRENLPGADLIAGGGCNATAAILGLKPLVDAGALGPETGEVVVDVKVGSSEGGAGGGAASSHPERSGVVRPYAPTGHRHEAEIEAYLGLSVSFTVHAVDMVRGASATCHVFPDDPITKGDLWTAYRDAYADEPFVRIVSGGGGVYRYPEPKSVAGTNHGEVGFELDPENRRVVVFSAIDNMTKGSAGQAVHATNVALGLDETAGLEFDGLHPVGSP, encoded by the coding sequence GTGACCGCGACCGACGCGGCGGCGACCGACGCGACGGCGACCGGCGAGACTTACACGGCGAGCGTCGTCGGCGGCACCGGCTTCACCGGCGGCGAGCTGCTGCGGATCCTCGCCGGCCACCCGAACTTCGAGGTCGTCCAGGCCACGTCGCGGTCGGCAGACAACATGACCGTCGGGCGCTCGCACCCGAACCTTCGCGGGCTGGACCTGCGCTTCTCGGACCCCGACGAGCTGGAGTCGGTCGACGTGCTGTTCGCGGCGACGCCCCACGGCGTCTCGATGGGTCGGATCGACGAGTTCACCGAGGCCGCCGACACCGTCGTCGACCTCTCGGCCGACTTCCGGCTCCCGGAGGCCGACGCCTACGACGAGTGGTACGACGGCCACGAGTCGCCGGAGTACCTCGAACGCGCCGAGTACGCGCTCCCCGAGCTCAACCGCGAGAACCTCCCCGGCGCCGACCTGATCGCCGGCGGCGGCTGTAACGCGACCGCGGCGATCCTCGGGCTGAAGCCGCTCGTCGACGCGGGTGCGCTCGGCCCGGAGACCGGCGAAGTCGTCGTCGACGTGAAGGTCGGCTCCTCGGAGGGCGGCGCGGGCGGCGGCGCGGCCTCCTCGCATCCGGAGCGCTCGGGCGTCGTGCGCCCGTACGCGCCCACCGGCCACCGCCACGAGGCCGAGATCGAGGCGTACCTCGGTCTCTCGGTCTCCTTCACCGTCCACGCGGTCGACATGGTGCGGGGCGCGAGCGCGACCTGTCACGTCTTCCCCGACGACCCGATAACGAAGGGAGACCTCTGGACGGCCTACCGCGACGCCTACGCCGACGAGCCGTTCGTGCGGATCGTCTCGGGCGGGGGCGGCGTCTACCGCTACCCCGAGCCGAAGTCGGTCGCCGGAACCAACCACGGCGAGGTCGGCTTCGAGCTCGACCCGGAGAACCGCCGGGTCGTCGTCTTCTCCGCGATCGACAACATGACCAAGGGGTCGGCGGGGCAGGCGGTCCACGCGACGAACGTCGCGCTCGGACTGGACGAGACCGCCGGTCTCGAATTCGACGGGCTTCACCCGGTGGGATCGCCGTGA
- a CDS encoding RimK family alpha-L-glutamate ligase, whose product MRVGLLYSRIRKDEKLLLGELRDRGHDVEKIDVRKERFGLESTTAAVDDLDIVVDRCLSTSRSLYATRFLDSYGVPVVNSPETGDVCADKAKNSLALAEADVPTPATEVAFTKGAALEAVESFGYPCVLKPVTGSWGRLMAKIDSRNAAEAILEHKETLGHYEHKVFYVQEFVDKPGRDVRVLAVDGDPVAAMTRSSDHWLTNAAKGGETAGFELDERATELVERAADAVGGGMLGVDLMEVGVETEADTAEAGVDAEADADETAVSADDYTVHEVNHTVEFKALDSATEVDVPARVVDWLEEKAAAAAGAEEVPT is encoded by the coding sequence GTGCGCGTAGGCCTCCTCTACTCTCGGATCCGCAAAGACGAGAAGCTCCTGCTCGGGGAGCTCCGCGACCGCGGCCACGACGTCGAGAAGATCGACGTCCGCAAGGAGCGGTTCGGGTTGGAGTCCACGACCGCCGCGGTCGACGACCTCGACATCGTCGTCGACCGCTGTCTGTCGACGAGCCGGTCGCTGTACGCGACGCGCTTCCTCGACAGCTACGGCGTTCCCGTGGTGAACTCCCCCGAGACGGGCGACGTGTGCGCCGACAAGGCGAAGAACTCGCTCGCGCTCGCGGAGGCGGACGTGCCCACCCCGGCGACGGAGGTCGCGTTCACGAAGGGGGCCGCCCTGGAGGCGGTCGAGTCGTTCGGCTACCCGTGCGTCCTCAAGCCGGTCACCGGCTCGTGGGGGCGGCTGATGGCGAAGATCGACTCGCGGAACGCCGCCGAGGCCATTCTCGAACACAAGGAGACGCTCGGCCACTACGAGCACAAGGTGTTCTACGTGCAGGAGTTCGTCGACAAGCCCGGCCGCGACGTCCGCGTGCTGGCGGTCGACGGCGACCCGGTCGCCGCGATGACGCGCTCGTCCGACCACTGGCTCACGAACGCCGCGAAGGGCGGCGAGACGGCGGGATTCGAGCTGGACGAGCGGGCGACCGAACTGGTCGAGCGCGCCGCCGACGCGGTCGGCGGCGGAATGCTCGGCGTCGACCTGATGGAGGTGGGAGTCGAGACGGAAGCGGACACCGCTGAGGCCGGTGTCGACGCGGAAGCGGACGCCGACGAGACGGCCGTCTCCGCCGACGACTACACCGTCCACGAGGTGAACCACACCGTCGAGTTCAAGGCGCTCGACTCGGCCACCGAGGTCGACGTCCCCGCGCGCGTCGTCGACTGGCTGGAAGAGAAGGCGGCCGCGGCGGCCGGCGCCGAGGAGGTGCCGACGTGA
- the lysW gene encoding lysine biosynthesis protein LysW — protein MTSDTDTLVAEDPITGEEIELPADVEVGEIIDSPVTGTELEVISLDPVVLEEAPELEEDWGE, from the coding sequence ATGACGAGCGACACCGACACGCTGGTAGCGGAGGACCCGATCACGGGCGAGGAGATCGAACTCCCGGCCGACGTCGAGGTCGGCGAGATCATCGACAGTCCGGTCACCGGGACCGAACTGGAAGTCATCTCGCTCGATCCGGTCGTCTTGGAGGAGGCGCCCGAGCTGGAGGAGGACTGGGGCGAGTAG